In Peromyscus eremicus chromosome 2, PerEre_H2_v1, whole genome shotgun sequence, a single genomic region encodes these proteins:
- the Lck gene encoding tyrosine-protein kinase Lck, giving the protein MGCGCSSNPEDDWMENIDVCENCHYPIVPLDSKTTLPIRNGSEVRDPLVTYEGSIPPASPLQDNLVIALHSYEPSHDGDLGFEKGEQLRILEQSGEWWKAQSLTTGQEGFIPFNFVAKANSLEPEPWFFKSLSRKDAERQLLAPGNTHGSFLIRESESTAGSFSLSVRDFDQNQGEVVKHYKIRNLDNGGFYISPRITFPGLHELVRHYTNASDGLCTKLSRPCQTQKPQKPWWEDEWEVPRETLKLVERLGAGQFGEVWMGYYNGHTKVAVKSLKQGSMSPDAFLAEANLMKQLQHQRLVRLYAVVTQEPIYIITEYMENGSLVDFLKTPSGIKLNINKLLDMAAQIAEGMAFIEEQNYIHRDLRAANILVSDTLSCKIADFGLARLIEDNEYTAREGAKFPIKWTAPEAINYGTFTIKSDVWSFGILLTEIVTHGRIPYPGMTNPEVIQNLERGYRMVRPDNCPEELYHLMMLCWKERPEDRPTFDYLRSVLDDFFTATEGQYQPQP; this is encoded by the exons ATGGGCTGTGGCTGCAGCTCAAACCCTGAAGATGACTGGATGGAGAACATTGATGTGTGTGAAAACTGCCATTATCCCATAGTACCACTGGACAGCAAGACTACG CTGCCCATCCGGAATGGCTCTGAAGTTCGGGACCCACTGGTTACCTATGAGGGCTCCATCCCACCAGCCTCGCCACTACAAG ACAACCTGGTTATCGCCCTGCACAGCTATGAGCCCTCGCATGATGGAGACCTGGGCTTTGAGAAGGGTGAACAGCTCCGAATCCTGGAGCA GAGCGGTGAGTGGTGGAAGGCTCAGTCTCTGACCACCGGCCAAGAAGGCTTCATCCCCTTCAACTTCGTGGCGAAAGCAAACAGCCTGGAGCCTGAACC CTGGTTCTTCAAGAGTCTGAGCCGTAAGGACGCGGAGCGGCAGCTTTTGGCGCCCGGGAACACGCACGGATCCTTCCTGATCCGGGAAAGTGAAAGCACCGCGG GATCTTTTTCCCTGTCGGTCAGAGACTTCGACCAGAACCAGGGAGAAGTGGTGAAACATTACAAGATCCGTAACCTAGACAACGGTGGCTTCTACATCTCCCCTCGTATCACTTTTCCCGGACTACACGAACTGGTCCGCCATTACACCA ACGCTTCCGATGGGCTGTGCACAAAGTTGAGCAGACCTTGCCAGACCCAGAAGCCCCAGAAGCCATGGTGGGAGGATGAATGGGAAGTTCCCAGGGAGACACTGAAGTTGGTTGAGCGGCTGGGAGCTGGCCAGTTCGGAGAAGTGTGGATGG GATACTACAACGGGCACACGAAGGTGGCCGTGAAGAGCCTGAAGCAGGGGAGCATGTCGCCCGATGCCTTCCTGGCTGAAGCTAACCTCATGAAGCAGCTGCAGCACCAGCGGCTGGTCCGGCTTTATGCAGTGGTCACCCAGGAGCCCATCTACATCATCACTGAATACATGGAGAACG GAAGCCTTGTCGATTTTCTCAAGACTCCCTCGGGCATCAAGTTGAACATCAACAAACTTTTGGACATGGCAGCCCAG ATTGCAGAGGGCATGGCATTCATTGAAGAGCAGAATTACATCCATCGTGACCTGCGTGCTGCCAACATCCTGGTGTCCGACACACTGAGCTGCAAGATTGCAGACTTTGGCCTGGCTCGCCTCATCGAGGACAATGAATACACAGCCAGGGAGG GGGCCAAATTTCCCATTAAATGGACAGCACCAGAAGCCATTAACTATGGGACCTTCACCATCAAGTCAGATGTGTGGTCTTTCGGGATCCTGCTGACAGAGATTGTCACCCATGGCCGAATCCCTTACCCAG GGATGACCAACCCTGAAGTGATTCAGAATCTGGAGCGAGGCTACCGAATGGTAAGACCTGACAACTGTCCAGAAGAGCTGTACCACCTCATGATGCTGTGCTGGAAGGAGCGTCCAGAGGACCGACCCACGTTTGACTACCTTCGAAGTGTCCTAGATGACTTCTTCACAGCCACGGAGGGCCAGTACCAGCCCCAGCCTTGA